The DNA sequence ACGACCGGCCCGACGCCGCCGAACCCCGCCGAACTGCTGGACTCCCAGGCGATGCGCGATCTGCTCGGCCGGGCGCGGGGCGTCTACGACCGGATCGTCATCGACACGCCGCCCGTCCTGTTCGTTGCCGACGCCTCCGTTGCGGCGTCGATGAGCGACGGCGTGGTGGTCGTCGCGAAGTCGGCCGTCAGCACCCGGGCGGCCGCGCGGCGCATGCGGGGTCAGTTGGAGAGCGTGCGCGCCCGCATCCTCGGCGGGGTGCTCAACGACGTGCACCTGGCGCGGCTCGGGTACTACTACTCGGACTACGCCTACTACGGCTATTCGCGTTATTATGGCGATTACCGGAAGGCCTATTGACGGGGATCCGCTGGCCGGCTGAGGACCACCCGCACGGCGTGGGCGCACGCCCGGCGGGTCGGAGAGGCCTATGGAATCGACCGACGTCGGGCGCATCACGGACGTCCACAGCCATCTGCTGTGGGGGGTGGATGACGGGGCGGCCTCCCTCGACGAGTCGTTGCGCATGTGCGAGGCCTACGTGGCCGAGTCCGTCGAGACCGTCGTGGCCACGCCTCACATGGCACACCCCGTCTACAACGTGCCGCGCCCCCTGATCCTGGAGAGGGTGGCCGAACTCCGGGACGCCTCCCGCCGACGCGGTCTGGGGCTGTCGATCCTGCCGGGAGGCGACGTGCACCTGCAGCCGGATCTGCTGCCGATGCTCGACTCCGGCAACCTGATGACCGTCGCCGATGGCGGCGTCTACCTGCTCCTGGAACTGCCCGAGCAGGGCCTGCCGCCCCTGGCCGATCTGGTCTTCCAGCTTCAGGTGCGGGGCATCACGCCCGTTGTGACCCACCCGGAGCGTCACGCGCCCCTCGTGCGCCGCCCGCAGTACCTGGCCGAGCTGGTCGAGCGGGGCTGTCTGGCGCAGGTGACGGCCGGGGCGCTGCTGGGGGAGTTCGGCCGGTCCGCCCGTCGCGCGGCCGAACGTTTCCTGGCGGGTGGACTGGCGCACGTCGTGGCCAGCGACGCGCACTCGGCATCCGGGCCCCGCAGCCCGTCGTTTGCCCCGGTGCGCGACCGTCTGGCGTCCCTGGTGGGGCCGGAACGCGCCGCACAGCTCCTCTGTGCGAATCCGGGCCGGCTTGTGCGGGGCGAACCGATGGAACCGATCGAGTAGATGTGCTCGGCGGGACATGACTCTCTCTCGCGGTAGGGGGGATGGACTCGTGGACGACAGAAAGGACCGTTTGTCCGGCGCGGGGCTCTTCGCGGTGATCGCCGCCGTTGTGGCTGCGCCATGGCTCTTCGGCGCTGCCGAACCCTGGGCGTACCTGTTGGTCAGCCTCCTGGTCGGAGCCGGCACCTGCCTGTGGCTGCTGAGCGTCATCCGATGCCCGGCCGCGCGTCTGCGGGCCCCCCTGACGACCGTCAGCCTGCTGCTGTTGGTGGGCCTGGTGCTGTTCCAGATGCTCCCGCTTCCCGGCGGCCTGACCGCGCGCCTCAACCCCCTGGGCGCCCAGGCACGGGAGGCCCGTGTGCAGACGTTCGAGGCCATGCGCACGGCCGGTGCAGACGACTACCTTCTGGGCGGTGCGGACGAGCAGCCCGAGTGGGCGGGCGTCTCGGCCGCCCCCGGGGCGACCCTGCGCAGCCTCTACCTGCTGGTGGCGTACGTCTGCGTCTTCCTGGTCCTGGCCAATGGCATTCAGTCCTCGGCTCAGTTGCGTCGGACGGCCGTTGCGCTGACCGTCAGCGGGTTCATCATGGCAGCGGTGGGGATGGCCCACAAGTTCAGCGGGAGCCGGCTGCTCCTCTGGTTCCACGTGCCGCGCTTCGGCGGCTCGCTGTTCGGCCCTTTCACGAATCGCAACCACTACGCCGCGTTCATGAACCTGATGGTAGGGGTCACGCTCGGGCTGCTCATGGCCGCCTCGATGGTGCGCATGCATGGCGCGCAGACCTGGCGCGAGCGTGTCGCCTGGCTCTCGACGCGTGCGGCCAACCGCGTCGTGCTGATCGGCTTCGCCCTGCTGGTGATGACGGCCAGCGTGTGGGTCTCCCTCTCCCGGGGCGGAATCAGCTCCCTGATCGTCGCGTTCGGCGCGGCGGGCGTCGCCGGCGTGCTGCTGGCCCGGGGCGGCCGGCGGCCGCGCCTGATGGCCGCCGTGGCGCTCCTGGTCGTCGGCGGCCTCGTCTGGGTCGGCTGGCGTCCCGTGTTCGACCGCATGGGCACCCTGGCCGAACTCGATCCGGCAGCCGACAGCCGCACGGAGGCCACCCGGGCGACGCTGGAGGTCTTCCGCACGGCTCCGCTGGCGGGCGTCGGGTTCGGTGCGTATCAGCACGTCTTCCCCATCTTCCAGACCGGCGGCATCCAGTTCGG is a window from the Candidatus Brocadiaceae bacterium genome containing:
- a CDS encoding phosphotransferase, translating into MESTDVGRITDVHSHLLWGVDDGAASLDESLRMCEAYVAESVETVVATPHMAHPVYNVPRPLILERVAELRDASRRRGLGLSILPGGDVHLQPDLLPMLDSGNLMTVADGGVYLLLELPEQGLPPLADLVFQLQVRGITPVVTHPERHAPLVRRPQYLAELVERGCLAQVTAGALLGEFGRSARRAAERFLAGGLAHVVASDAHSASGPRSPSFAPVRDRLASLVGPERAAQLLCANPGRLVRGEPMEPIE
- a CDS encoding O-antigen ligase family protein, coding for MDDRKDRLSGAGLFAVIAAVVAAPWLFGAAEPWAYLLVSLLVGAGTCLWLLSVIRCPAARLRAPLTTVSLLLLVGLVLFQMLPLPGGLTARLNPLGAQAREARVQTFEAMRTAGADDYLLGGADEQPEWAGVSAAPGATLRSLYLLVAYVCVFLVLANGIQSSAQLRRTAVALTVSGFIMAAVGMAHKFSGSRLLLWFHVPRFGGSLFGPFTNRNHYAAFMNLMVGVTLGLLMAASMVRMHGAQTWRERVAWLSTRAANRVVLIGFALLVMTASVWVSLSRGGISSLIVAFGAAGVAGVLLARGGRRPRLMAAVALLVVGGLVWVGWRPVFDRMGTLAELDPAADSRTEATRATLEVFRTAPLAGVGFGAYQHVFPIFQTGGIQFGRWAHAHNDYAQLLAEGGLPAAVLVLLAAVTLLATVRRRWRRSAPHRRAMAAGLLVALITIALHSLVDYGLHKPAITFMLAAVAALAVAAVCVRGRSDSTTRFNGNGRRADEPEEPERSAPMSMPAAAGLRLGSVVVLVGLVVLMMLQIDELRGELAFARLWHLSSMVEKVEDRSTAEAIVRHGIAEAGLVERFAPTSADALWDVSLTSGQWAARDDLDGLLRLRLAELSVRSAAMAVRAAPTDYEGWYFLAGAFHAFGLPEPAALAMERSRRLAPPGMEVGLPGL